TAGAACGATCTCCATCGTCGGGAAGCAATTCCCTTCAAGCCAACTCTGCTCCACTCCACATTGTGGATACCGCAACAAAGACGTGAAAAACCTCAACTTGCGACAATGGACTTGCCCGAAATGTGGTACGAAGCATGATCGTGACGAAAACGCAGCCATCAATATTGAGCAAGAAGGACTTCGACTGTTGGCATAGCCAACTGAACTGTGGGACACACAGGGATAGCTTGGTGAATTTCACTCCGTGAGGAGTGACTACCCAAGAATCCCCTGCCTTTAGGCATGGGGAGTGTCAAGGGGGAACTGACTACCTATAGGAAAAAGGAGGCTTTACATATGGATAGAAACGAGTATATCAAGAATGGTTTTGAAGCTTACTATGCCCGATATAACCAAGTAACAGAGGAAGGCTTTTGTAGATGGATGCGGCCAGGCGTCCCTGATGTCATGAAGGTAGCTGATATCGATGAAGAATGGTCCAGATGGAAGCTGGTTCCTTCAATCGTAAGTCAGGAGGATGTGGCTTCGCTCGAAGAACAATTTGGACTGAAATTTCCGGAGTGGTATAAAGCCTTCATTTCCACGTATCATCATTTTTTCGACGTCATCCCTGAACAAGGGATTGATGAGCCATTCGATCGTATTCGGAATATGTACAACCCGTTGCTTTGCAAGTTAGGCTACCTTCCTTTTTCATGGGATACGGAGTACGGAAGTATACGATGTATCGATTTACAAGAAAGTCCAGACGAAGAGAAGTGTGGAATCTATGAAATTGACCATGAAATTTTGTTTGAAATGGATGACGAAAATACAGAACGCAACGAACTGAAAGAATCACTAATCTTTTTGTATCCGAATTTCAAAACTTATTTTGACCACACTTTTTTAGAGCACGCGTGACGCAAAAGCAAACCCTCTTTCACTATAAAATGAAAGAGGGTTTTGTTTTCTTGTGTGAATCGTTTGCTATGCTAGGAGCCGATTACGACACTATGAATCTTAGCTTATCAGGATTTCTGACAAAGTAGAGGTTACGAATAACTCCGTGTTCGATATGCAAAAACACCACGGTGTCGGTTCTGCCATCTAGTCTGATCACAAACCCGGTCTGGTTGTTTAAAGGTGCGAGCTCTACAGAGAATTCTGGACGCTTCGAGAAGCTGCGCATCAAGCCGAGTAAGAAGGAAGCCACGCGTTCGCCAGACAAGATCGGATGCAGGGCTGCCGTGACCTTGCCGCCGCCGTCGGAGAGCAATACCGCATCTGTGGCAAGGAGAGTGAGCAATGTCTCGATATTTCCGTGCTCCAGGGCAGACAGAAAACGGCTGATCCACTCTTCGCCGAGCTCTTTCTCTGGGGTGAGATGAGGTTCCTCTGAGTCAATCCCCATTTTCTTTTTCGCTCGACTAACGATCTTGCGGCAATTCGCTTCGCTTTTTCCTATCAGCTCGGCAATCTCGTCATATTGGAAGTCAATGTGTGACACACCACAAGAGGAAAATGTCGAAGAAAATCGAATAGGGAATAGATGGGAAGCTAGACATCTGAGGTTGTAGGAGGATTCCGAGCATGTCATACAACATCTACACTTTCGCACAAAGATCAGATCTAAACGATCAAGCTGATGAACTCATTGAAGCAAGCTGGTCTACCTTCATGCTCAATGATGAAGTGGCCAACGAATATTACGGTCATCTGTATGACTGGTTCTCTCCTTATCAATTCATGCTGACGGATGAGGCTGACAAGCTGATGGCTGTAGGAAATGCGATTCCATTTTATTGGGATGGCACTGCGGAAGACCTGCCAAAAGGCTGGGATGATGTCTTTC
The window above is part of the Brevibacillus antibioticus genome. Proteins encoded here:
- a CDS encoding SMI1/KNR4 family protein — protein: MDRNEYIKNGFEAYYARYNQVTEEGFCRWMRPGVPDVMKVADIDEEWSRWKLVPSIVSQEDVASLEEQFGLKFPEWYKAFISTYHHFFDVIPEQGIDEPFDRIRNMYNPLLCKLGYLPFSWDTEYGSIRCIDLQESPDEEKCGIYEIDHEILFEMDDENTERNELKESLIFLYPNFKTYFDHTFLEHA